A genomic segment from Streptosporangium roseum DSM 43021 encodes:
- a CDS encoding SDR family NAD(P)-dependent oxidoreductase, whose product MTSDVTDEGVEPIAIVGMAARVPGAADIGEFWRNLVDGVESITTFTREEQVARGASEEDVDDPSWVSKAPYVEGYDQFDAGLFGLSAREAEILNPQHRLFLETCYSALNDAGTDPARYDGAIGVYAGTGGNQYLWENLVRNEKVWATRHGIGLATANSPNYVATTVSYRLDLRGPSFTIHTACSTSLVALHLACEALRGGECDMALAGGVNVEHPPATGYIGVEGFTSPDGHCRPFDADANGTVWGSGVGVAVLKRLEDALADGDHIHAVVRGNAINNDGAGKVGFSAPSVDGQAAAVAQAVGLAGIDPRTIGYVEAHGTGTAMGDPIEVAALSAVYTQATQDRGWCGIGSVKSNIGHLSQAAGIISVIKAVLALKHGLIPPTINYERPNPAIDFEDTPFYVASTLSKWETDGGPRRAGVSSFGIGGTNAHVVLEEAPRTGAAPLPPRPAHLLQVSAKTATALDTAVERLAGHLAANEDLDLADVAHTLRVGRMEYAHRAAVVATDRADAVAALRDRKRRRKGESGATPPAVAFLFSGQGAQHAGMGAELYRTEPVFAAAVDECAGLLTEHLGLDLRDLVFGTAPDADETLRQTRYTQPALFTVEYALARLWQSWGVRPAAMIGHSIGEYVAATVAGVFTLPDAVRLVAARGALMQSMPPGAMLAVQQDESALAGQLPEGVSVATVNGPGTCVVAGPADAIEAFAETLKARKVGCKALRTSHAFHSAMMEPILDEFTALVASVPRQAPSLPFWSNVTGEPITAEQATDPAYWAGHLRQPVRFGACVAGLFAAHGDTPPLLVECGPGRQLAGLARMQLPKGAPAPLPSLPGPGERAGDAVTVYDAAGTLWSAGVPLAAGFGAAASRVPLPAYPFERRRYWIDADPVDQAAVAAPVRRRGPLPLDDWFAVPTWRQAAPDLRRTDLGDCLVLADGPRGEELVAELRARGVTVRVAGPGDHETLLAAGTPARIVHALTLDGVPADGAIAATWEAQERGFFSLLELVQALAGAGVTDGVHLDVVSSGASDAQGALLRPEHATLAGIARVVPLELPGLTVRHIDADPEAGAAQTADLVSELLRPADETEVALRAGRRWVTDYAQVPVGAETSGPAVVRDGGRYLITGGIGGIGITLAEDFARRSRARLALLSRGGLPPREEWDTHLAVHGGADRTGRAILAIRRMEQAGAQVLVLAADVTDPAGLRAVRERIDAEFGGLDGIVHAAGLPGGGMAEVKERAAATAVLAPKIAGTLALAQVFGDLPLDWVALCSSVTSVVGGFGQVDYCAANNFLDAYARSAHGWRAPVVSQNWGGWTEVGMAVEVAAPDGFRAARGGVAEAVDHPVLSSRVTGQDGEAECHGLVSATTHWLLDEHRIGQVPVVPGTGHLETARAAVAACLPAPDADHAVELRDVAFLEPFSVPDGGTAQYRVELTTSADGVEFRVVSRTAGRSATHVRGSAAWVRPEPASGVDAPSIVARCRPSSAVRETGRTSMLSFGPRWDALGEHHVGPDEELARIVAPEAAIADLERWVLHPALLDVATAFGEGRGEGSYLPLSYGRVLVRGPLPARFWSHLRYADGGDDVVSADLTLFDEDGRVLVEIGDFVLRRVNRDAVAGDLAAVPGGTTEGAGAATAPAGDGISPVDGAEAFRRVLAARLGPQVVINPLPVAELAERARSRTTDTIAEDTGADERSGSTEDGDDHATPRNELEATIARVWSDGLGVSRVGIDDDFFELGGNSLIAVQLIASLRKAVGVKLPMRSLFESPTVAELALVVERLRAADGEAEQSRPATTIPKLDRK is encoded by the coding sequence ATGACCAGTGACGTCACCGACGAGGGCGTCGAGCCGATCGCCATCGTGGGGATGGCCGCCCGGGTACCGGGCGCGGCCGACATCGGCGAGTTCTGGCGCAACCTGGTCGACGGTGTCGAGTCGATCACCACCTTCACCCGTGAGGAGCAGGTGGCCAGGGGCGCGTCCGAGGAGGACGTGGACGACCCGAGCTGGGTGTCGAAGGCGCCGTACGTGGAGGGGTACGACCAGTTCGACGCCGGGCTGTTCGGCCTGAGCGCGCGCGAAGCGGAGATCCTCAACCCGCAGCACCGGCTGTTCCTGGAGACGTGCTACTCCGCGCTGAACGACGCCGGCACCGACCCCGCGCGCTACGACGGCGCCATCGGCGTCTACGCGGGCACCGGGGGCAACCAGTACCTGTGGGAGAACCTGGTCCGCAACGAGAAGGTGTGGGCGACCCGCCACGGCATCGGGCTCGCCACCGCCAACTCGCCGAACTACGTCGCCACCACCGTGTCCTACCGGTTGGACCTGCGCGGGCCCAGCTTCACCATCCACACCGCCTGCTCCACGTCGCTGGTCGCGCTCCACCTGGCCTGCGAGGCGCTGCGCGGCGGCGAGTGCGACATGGCCCTGGCGGGCGGCGTCAACGTGGAGCACCCGCCGGCGACCGGATACATCGGGGTGGAGGGGTTCACCTCCCCCGACGGTCACTGCCGGCCGTTCGACGCCGACGCCAACGGCACCGTCTGGGGCAGCGGCGTCGGCGTCGCCGTGCTCAAGCGGCTGGAGGACGCCCTCGCCGACGGCGACCACATCCACGCGGTGGTGCGGGGCAACGCGATCAACAACGACGGCGCCGGCAAGGTCGGTTTCTCCGCGCCCAGCGTCGACGGGCAGGCCGCCGCGGTCGCGCAGGCGGTCGGGCTCGCCGGGATCGACCCGCGCACGATCGGCTACGTCGAGGCGCACGGCACCGGCACCGCGATGGGCGACCCGATCGAGGTCGCCGCCCTGTCGGCGGTGTACACGCAGGCCACGCAGGACCGCGGCTGGTGCGGTATCGGCTCGGTGAAGTCCAACATCGGCCACCTCAGCCAGGCCGCGGGCATCATCAGCGTGATCAAGGCGGTGCTCGCGCTGAAGCACGGGCTGATCCCGCCGACGATCAACTACGAACGCCCCAACCCGGCGATCGACTTCGAGGACACCCCGTTCTACGTGGCGTCCACGCTCAGCAAGTGGGAGACCGACGGCGGGCCGCGGCGCGCCGGAGTGAGCTCCTTCGGCATCGGAGGCACCAACGCGCACGTGGTCCTGGAGGAGGCGCCGCGCACCGGGGCGGCCCCCCTGCCCCCGCGGCCCGCCCACCTGCTGCAGGTGTCCGCCAAGACCGCCACCGCGCTCGACACGGCGGTGGAGCGGCTCGCCGGGCACCTGGCGGCCAACGAGGACCTCGACCTCGCCGACGTGGCCCACACGCTGCGGGTGGGCCGGATGGAGTACGCGCACCGGGCCGCGGTGGTGGCCACCGACCGCGCCGACGCGGTCGCCGCGCTGCGGGACCGCAAGCGCCGCCGCAAGGGAGAGTCCGGCGCAACCCCGCCGGCGGTCGCCTTCCTGTTCTCCGGGCAGGGGGCGCAGCACGCCGGCATGGGCGCGGAGCTGTACCGGACGGAACCGGTGTTCGCCGCCGCCGTCGACGAGTGCGCGGGCCTGCTCACCGAGCACCTCGGCCTCGACCTGCGCGACCTGGTGTTCGGCACCGCGCCCGACGCCGACGAGACGCTCCGGCAGACGCGCTACACCCAGCCGGCGCTGTTCACCGTGGAGTATGCGCTGGCCAGGCTCTGGCAGAGCTGGGGGGTACGGCCGGCCGCGATGATCGGCCACTCCATCGGCGAGTACGTCGCCGCGACCGTCGCCGGGGTCTTCACCCTGCCCGACGCGGTACGGCTGGTCGCCGCCCGCGGCGCGCTCATGCAGTCGATGCCGCCGGGCGCGATGCTCGCCGTCCAGCAGGACGAGTCGGCGCTGGCCGGACAGCTGCCGGAGGGGGTGTCGGTGGCGACCGTCAACGGCCCCGGCACCTGCGTGGTGGCCGGCCCCGCGGACGCGATCGAGGCGTTCGCCGAGACGCTGAAGGCCCGGAAGGTGGGCTGCAAGGCCCTGCGCACGTCGCACGCGTTCCACTCGGCGATGATGGAGCCGATCCTCGACGAGTTCACCGCGCTGGTCGCCTCCGTGCCGCGGCAGGCGCCGAGCCTGCCGTTCTGGTCCAACGTCACCGGTGAGCCCATCACCGCCGAGCAGGCGACGGACCCGGCGTACTGGGCCGGTCACCTGCGGCAGCCGGTCAGGTTCGGCGCCTGCGTCGCCGGGCTGTTCGCCGCGCACGGCGACACGCCGCCGCTGCTGGTGGAGTGCGGGCCCGGCCGGCAGCTGGCCGGGCTGGCCAGGATGCAGCTCCCCAAGGGGGCGCCCGCGCCGCTGCCCAGCCTGCCCGGCCCCGGGGAGCGGGCCGGGGACGCCGTCACCGTCTACGACGCGGCGGGCACGCTGTGGTCCGCCGGAGTGCCGCTGGCCGCCGGTTTCGGCGCGGCGGCCAGCCGGGTGCCGCTGCCGGCCTACCCGTTCGAGCGCCGGCGCTACTGGATCGACGCCGACCCGGTCGACCAGGCCGCCGTCGCCGCGCCGGTCCGGCGCCGTGGCCCGCTGCCGCTGGACGACTGGTTCGCGGTGCCCACCTGGCGCCAGGCCGCCCCGGACCTCCGCCGGACCGACCTCGGCGACTGCCTGGTGCTGGCCGACGGGCCGCGCGGGGAGGAGCTCGTCGCCGAGCTGCGCGCCCGGGGCGTCACCGTGCGGGTGGCCGGTCCCGGCGACCACGAGACGCTGCTCGCCGCCGGCACCCCCGCCAGGATCGTGCACGCCCTGACGCTGGACGGCGTGCCCGCCGACGGCGCGATCGCCGCCACCTGGGAGGCGCAGGAGCGCGGCTTCTTCAGCCTGCTGGAGCTGGTCCAGGCCCTGGCCGGCGCGGGGGTGACCGACGGGGTCCACCTCGACGTGGTGTCGTCGGGCGCCTCGGACGCGCAGGGCGCCCTGCTCCGCCCCGAGCACGCCACCCTCGCCGGCATCGCCCGGGTGGTCCCGCTGGAACTGCCCGGCCTGACCGTCCGCCACATCGACGCCGACCCGGAGGCGGGCGCCGCGCAGACGGCCGACCTCGTCTCCGAGCTGCTGCGGCCCGCCGACGAGACGGAGGTGGCGCTGCGCGCCGGCCGCCGCTGGGTCACCGACTACGCCCAGGTCCCCGTGGGCGCGGAGACCTCCGGACCCGCGGTGGTCCGCGACGGGGGCCGGTACCTGATCACCGGCGGGATCGGCGGGATCGGCATCACCCTCGCCGAGGACTTCGCGCGGCGGTCCCGCGCCCGGCTGGCGCTGCTCAGCCGCGGCGGCCTGCCGCCCCGCGAGGAGTGGGACACCCACCTGGCGGTGCACGGCGGCGCGGACAGGACGGGCCGGGCCATCCTCGCGATCCGGCGGATGGAGCAGGCCGGCGCCCAGGTGCTGGTGCTGGCCGCCGACGTCACCGACCCGGCCGGGCTGCGCGCGGTGCGCGAGCGCATCGACGCCGAGTTCGGCGGGCTGGACGGCATCGTGCACGCCGCCGGCCTGCCCGGCGGCGGCATGGCCGAGGTGAAGGAGCGTGCGGCGGCCACCGCCGTACTGGCTCCCAAGATCGCCGGAACCCTCGCCCTGGCGCAGGTCTTCGGTGACCTCCCGCTGGACTGGGTGGCGCTCTGCTCCTCGGTGACCTCGGTGGTCGGCGGTTTCGGGCAGGTCGACTACTGCGCGGCCAACAACTTCCTCGACGCCTACGCCCGCAGCGCGCACGGCTGGCGCGCGCCGGTCGTCTCGCAGAACTGGGGCGGCTGGACCGAGGTCGGCATGGCCGTCGAGGTGGCGGCGCCCGACGGGTTCCGCGCCGCCCGCGGCGGGGTGGCCGAAGCGGTGGACCACCCGGTCCTGTCCAGCCGGGTGACCGGTCAGGACGGGGAGGCCGAGTGCCACGGGCTGGTGTCCGCCACCACGCACTGGCTGCTCGACGAGCACCGCATCGGCCAGGTGCCGGTGGTGCCCGGAACCGGTCACCTGGAGACGGCGCGGGCCGCCGTGGCCGCGTGTCTGCCCGCCCCGGACGCCGACCACGCCGTGGAGCTGCGGGACGTGGCGTTCCTGGAGCCGTTCTCCGTCCCCGACGGGGGCACCGCGCAGTACCGGGTGGAGCTGACCACCTCGGCGGACGGCGTGGAGTTCCGCGTGGTGAGCCGTACGGCGGGCCGCTCGGCCACGCACGTGCGCGGTTCGGCCGCGTGGGTCCGCCCCGAGCCGGCCTCCGGGGTGGACGCCCCGTCGATCGTGGCGCGGTGCCGGCCGAGCTCGGCCGTACGCGAGACCGGCCGTACCAGCATGCTCAGCTTCGGTCCCCGCTGGGACGCACTGGGCGAGCACCACGTGGGCCCGGACGAGGAACTCGCCAGGATCGTCGCGCCCGAGGCCGCCATCGCCGACCTGGAGCGCTGGGTGCTGCACCCGGCGCTGCTGGACGTGGCCACCGCGTTCGGCGAGGGCCGCGGGGAGGGCAGCTACCTGCCGCTCTCCTACGGCCGGGTGCTGGTGCGCGGGCCGCTGCCCGCCCGCTTCTGGAGCCACCTGCGGTACGCCGACGGCGGTGACGACGTGGTCTCGGCGGACCTGACGCTGTTCGACGAGGACGGCCGGGTGCTGGTGGAGATCGGTGACTTCGTCCTGCGCCGGGTGAACCGCGACGCCGTCGCCGGCGACCTGGCCGCCGTCCCCGGCGGCACGACCGAGGGCGCCGGCGCTGCGACCGCGCCGGCCGGCGACGGGATCTCCCCCGTCGACGGCGCCGAGGCGTTCCGCCGGGTGCTGGCCGCGCGCCTGGGCCCGCAGGTCGTGATCAACCCGCTGCCGGTGGCCGAGCTCGCCGAACGGGCCAGATCCCGGACCACCGACACCATCGCCGAGGACACCGGAGCCGACGAGCGGTCCGGGTCCACGGAGGACGGAGACGACCACGCCACGCCGCGCAACGAGCTGGAGGCGACCATCGCGCGGGTGTGGAGCGACGGTCTCGGCGTGTCGCGGGTCGGCATCGACGACGACTTCTTCGAACTCGGCGGCAACTCGCTGATCGCGGTGCAGCTCATCGCCTCGCTGCGCAAGGCCGTCGGCGTGAAGCTGCCGATGCGCAGCCTGTTCGAGTCCCCGACCGTGGCCGAGCTGGCGCTCGTCGTCGAACGGCTGCGGGCCGCCGACGGCGAGGCCGAGCAGTCCCGCCCGGCCACCACCATCCCCAAGCTGGACCGTAAATGA
- a CDS encoding MbtH family protein, which yields MNKAGTMTDHPYLVVRNDEEQYSIWPAGRNLPAGWHEAGFSGAKQECLDHIETVWTDMRPLSLRQGG from the coding sequence ATGAACAAGGCAGGAACCATGACCGACCACCCCTATCTGGTCGTGCGTAACGACGAGGAGCAGTACTCGATCTGGCCGGCGGGGCGGAACCTCCCCGCCGGGTGGCACGAGGCCGGCTTCAGCGGAGCCAAGCAGGAGTGCCTGGACCACATCGAGACGGTGTGGACCGACATGCGCCCCCTCAGCCTGCGTCAGGGCGGGTGA
- a CDS encoding non-ribosomal peptide synthetase, producing MTAREWEAPASFGQERIWLADQLDPGSPVFNLPCSLEILHPIEADEVVAALKTVVDRHEVLRTSFRIVDGALRQVVHAEVDLDVQVHDLRSLSAEERRTRMYDHALAAARAAVPTDRAPLWRATVTRTGDARWVVGFVVHHAVFDATSAVILTTELTELCAASAAGRPAALPELPIQYADYAAWQRGQLTGQALAEQTGYWRSRLAGLPAVHTLPTDRPRPAQLGYAGDEVRFTIPEELQEQAAAVGRRSAATPFMVFLTAYVALLSRLSRDDDTVVGVTMSGRDLPEVAGLVGMFINQMVVRTDTSGDPAFAELLGRVRATLLDAMENGQIPFQAVVEAIAPQRDPGVQPLYQIGFNYIPDSGIEPIPYSTSKDDLAFDLTTGTSRLLYRTDLFDRGTAETFVARYLRVLAAGAADPETRIGDLPLMDEDERASLLEAAAQEPPREHATVCRMVEAQAARTPDATAVIVGDRRLTYAELEEAAGRVADRLRRSGAGPESLVAVYAEPCLELLPALLGVWKAGAGYVPVDPGYPAERVAYMLADSAASVVLTQRHLAGALPAAGATVLAVDDPGEWTGQPAAGSSREAAPENVAYVIYTSGSTGTPKGVVVEHGSVAAYLAWAGTAYPGLAGQALLHSPISFDLTVTGLFGPLTVGGAVRFAALDDGVAAGDRPTFLKATPSHLALLAALPDHAAPSADLVLGGEALPADWVTAWRERHPGVTVVNEYGPTEATVGCVAAHVAPGEALPVDQAGAVGIGRPAPGNTAYVLDGGLRPAPAGVVGELYVAGPQVTRGYLNRPGATAAAYVPCPYGPPGGRMYRTGDLARRRADGSLEFVGRADDQIKLHGYRIEPGEIETALRAQPGVRDAAVSVREDTSDGRRLVAYLVGEADLTAVGDALAATLPAHMIPSGYVTLDSLPLTANGKLDHAALPAPSAAPDRRYVAPRTAAEELVAEVFAELLGVEKVGAEDDFFELGGNSLLAIRAIARIRGQIEVDIPVRGLFSYATVADLAAEIERRLNEDLDQLSDEDVERLLTAEGDGRL from the coding sequence ATGACCGCCAGGGAATGGGAGGCTCCCGCCTCCTTCGGCCAGGAACGCATCTGGCTGGCCGACCAGCTGGATCCCGGCTCGCCGGTGTTCAACCTGCCGTGCTCGCTGGAGATCCTGCACCCGATCGAGGCCGATGAGGTCGTCGCGGCGCTGAAGACCGTCGTCGACCGGCACGAGGTGCTCCGCACCTCCTTCAGGATCGTCGACGGCGCCCTCCGCCAGGTGGTGCACGCCGAGGTGGACCTCGACGTGCAGGTGCACGACCTGCGGTCGCTCTCCGCCGAGGAGCGCCGGACCCGGATGTACGACCACGCCCTGGCCGCCGCCAGGGCCGCGGTCCCCACCGACCGTGCCCCGCTGTGGCGGGCCACGGTGACCCGGACCGGCGACGCGCGCTGGGTGGTCGGCTTCGTGGTCCACCACGCCGTGTTCGACGCCACCTCGGCCGTCATCCTCACGACGGAGTTGACCGAGCTGTGCGCCGCCTCGGCGGCCGGCCGGCCCGCCGCCCTGCCGGAGCTGCCCATCCAGTACGCCGACTACGCGGCCTGGCAGCGCGGCCAGCTCACCGGCCAGGCCCTGGCCGAGCAGACGGGCTACTGGCGGTCCCGGCTGGCGGGGCTGCCCGCCGTACACACCCTCCCCACCGACCGGCCGCGGCCCGCCCAGCTCGGCTACGCCGGCGACGAGGTCCGCTTCACGATCCCGGAGGAACTGCAGGAGCAGGCCGCCGCGGTGGGACGCCGCTCGGCCGCGACGCCGTTCATGGTGTTCCTGACAGCCTACGTCGCGCTGCTGTCCCGGCTGTCCCGCGACGACGACACCGTCGTCGGGGTGACCATGAGCGGCCGGGACCTGCCGGAGGTCGCCGGACTGGTCGGCATGTTCATCAACCAGATGGTGGTGCGGACGGACACCTCGGGCGACCCGGCCTTCGCCGAGCTGCTCGGCCGGGTCCGCGCCACCCTGCTCGACGCCATGGAGAACGGCCAGATCCCGTTCCAGGCGGTCGTGGAGGCGATCGCGCCGCAGCGGGATCCGGGGGTGCAGCCGCTCTACCAGATCGGCTTCAACTACATCCCCGACTCCGGCATCGAGCCGATCCCCTACAGCACCTCGAAGGACGACCTGGCGTTCGACCTGACCACCGGCACCAGCCGGCTGCTGTACCGCACCGACCTGTTCGACCGGGGCACCGCGGAGACGTTCGTCGCCCGCTACCTGCGCGTCCTGGCCGCGGGCGCGGCCGACCCGGAGACCCGGATCGGCGACCTGCCGCTGATGGACGAGGACGAGCGCGCGTCGCTGCTGGAGGCGGCCGCGCAGGAGCCGCCGCGCGAGCACGCCACGGTGTGCCGCATGGTGGAGGCACAGGCCGCGCGCACCCCGGACGCGACCGCCGTGATCGTCGGTGACCGGCGGCTGACCTACGCGGAGCTGGAGGAGGCCGCCGGACGGGTGGCGGACCGGCTGCGGCGGTCGGGCGCCGGCCCCGAGTCGCTGGTCGCGGTGTACGCCGAGCCGTGCCTGGAGCTGCTGCCCGCCCTGCTGGGCGTGTGGAAGGCCGGAGCGGGTTACGTGCCGGTGGATCCCGGCTACCCGGCGGAGCGGGTGGCGTACATGCTCGCCGACTCCGCCGCCTCGGTGGTGCTCACCCAGCGGCACCTGGCGGGCGCCCTGCCGGCCGCCGGCGCGACCGTGCTCGCCGTCGACGACCCCGGCGAGTGGACCGGGCAGCCGGCCGCCGGCTCCTCCCGGGAGGCCGCGCCGGAGAACGTCGCGTACGTCATCTACACCTCGGGCTCGACCGGCACCCCCAAGGGCGTCGTGGTCGAGCACGGCTCGGTGGCCGCCTACCTGGCGTGGGCCGGCACCGCCTACCCCGGCCTGGCCGGACAGGCGCTGCTGCACTCGCCGATCTCCTTCGATCTGACCGTGACCGGCCTGTTCGGGCCGCTGACCGTCGGCGGCGCGGTGCGGTTCGCCGCCCTCGACGACGGCGTCGCGGCTGGAGACCGGCCGACGTTCCTCAAGGCCACCCCCAGCCACCTGGCGCTGCTGGCGGCGCTGCCCGACCACGCCGCCCCCAGCGCCGACCTGGTGCTGGGCGGCGAGGCGCTGCCCGCCGACTGGGTCACCGCCTGGCGGGAGCGGCATCCCGGCGTCACGGTCGTCAACGAGTACGGTCCCACCGAGGCCACCGTCGGCTGCGTCGCGGCCCACGTGGCGCCCGGCGAGGCGCTGCCCGTCGACCAGGCGGGCGCGGTCGGGATCGGCCGTCCGGCCCCCGGCAACACCGCCTACGTGCTGGACGGCGGGCTGCGGCCGGCGCCCGCCGGTGTCGTCGGCGAGCTCTACGTCGCCGGCCCCCAGGTGACCCGCGGTTACCTGAACCGGCCGGGCGCCACCGCCGCCGCCTACGTGCCGTGCCCCTACGGGCCCCCCGGCGGGCGGATGTACCGCACCGGCGACCTGGCGCGCCGGCGCGCCGACGGGAGCCTGGAGTTCGTCGGCCGCGCGGACGACCAGATCAAGCTCCACGGCTACCGCATCGAACCCGGCGAGATCGAGACGGCCCTGCGGGCGCAGCCCGGCGTCCGCGACGCCGCCGTCAGCGTCCGCGAGGACACCTCCGACGGCAGGCGGCTCGTCGCCTACCTGGTCGGCGAGGCGGACCTCACGGCGGTCGGCGACGCGCTCGCCGCCACCCTGCCGGCCCACATGATCCCGTCCGGCTACGTCACCCTCGACTCCCTGCCCCTGACCGCCAACGGCAAGCTCGACCACGCCGCGCTCCCCGCGCCGTCGGCGGCGCCGGACCGCCGGTACGTCGCGCCCCGCACCGCCGCGGAGGAGCTGGTGGCGGAGGTGTTCGCCGAGCTGCTGGGGGTGGAGAAGGTCGGCGCCGAGGACGACTTCTTCGAACTCGGCGGCAACTCCCTGCTGGCGATCCGGGCCATCGCCAGGATTCGCGGCCAGATCGAGGTGGACATCCCGGTCCGCGGACTTTTCTCCTACGCCACCGTCGCCGACCTCGCGGCTGAAATCGAACGGCGGCTCAACGAAGACCTCGACCAGCTCAGCGATGAGGATGTCGAGCGGCTACTCACAGCGGAAGGTGACGGCCGGCTATGA